In Pseudomonas sp. DNDY-54, a genomic segment contains:
- the phnE gene encoding phosphonate ABC transporter, permease protein PhnE, protein MSTHYDVQALPAEQREHILRGFGLGWWRQLGQVAIVFGVVLLACWYVGLLDATTLLNGLPSIATLAGEAMPPDFSGYRSWIRPLIDTLAMSIAGTAIAVVFSLVVAFVAARNTAPHPLVFGVARVLLNALRSVPELIMGIIFVAAVGFGALPGVLALGLHSVGMVGKFFAEAIEHVDEAPVEAARAAGATPMQVLLHAVLPQVTPQFADVAIYRWEYNFRASTVMGMVGAGGIGFELMGSLRIMQYQEVAAILLVILAMVTLVDAFSGVLRKRFK, encoded by the coding sequence ATGTCTACTCATTACGACGTGCAGGCGCTGCCTGCAGAGCAACGCGAGCACATCCTTCGAGGCTTCGGCCTCGGTTGGTGGCGCCAGCTGGGGCAGGTGGCGATTGTATTCGGAGTGGTGCTGTTGGCCTGCTGGTACGTGGGGCTGCTCGATGCCACCACGCTGCTGAACGGGCTGCCCTCCATCGCGACCCTGGCAGGCGAGGCCATGCCGCCAGACTTTTCGGGCTATCGAAGCTGGATTCGCCCCTTGATCGACACCTTGGCGATGAGCATCGCCGGTACGGCCATCGCAGTGGTGTTCTCGCTGGTGGTGGCCTTCGTTGCAGCGCGCAATACGGCGCCGCACCCCCTTGTGTTCGGTGTTGCCCGGGTGCTGCTCAATGCCCTGCGGTCGGTGCCGGAGCTGATCATGGGCATCATCTTCGTTGCAGCCGTAGGGTTCGGCGCCTTGCCGGGCGTGCTTGCCCTGGGTCTGCATTCGGTCGGCATGGTCGGCAAGTTCTTCGCCGAGGCCATCGAGCACGTCGACGAAGCGCCGGTGGAAGCCGCTCGGGCGGCGGGGGCTACGCCGATGCAAGTGCTGCTGCACGCGGTTTTGCCACAGGTGACGCCGCAGTTCGCCGACGTGGCGATCTACCGCTGGGAATACAACTTTCGCGCCTCCACCGTGATGGGCATGGTTGGCGCCGGCGGTATCGGCTTCGAACTCATGGGCTCGCTGCGCATCATGCAGTACCAGGAGGTTGCAGCAATCCTGCTGGTCATCCTGGCCATGGTCACGCTAGTAGACGCCTTCAGTGGCGTGCTGCGCAAACGTTTCAAATAG
- the phnD gene encoding phosphate/phosphite/phosphonate ABC transporter substrate-binding protein codes for MKRLSALLLTCLLSAVSSLSALAADADPDVLKVALLPDENASELIKRNQPLKDYLEEHLDKKVQLIVTTDYSSMIEAMRFGRIDLAYFGPLSYVMAKSKSDIEPFAAMVIDGKPTYRSVIIANVASGVNEYADLKGKKMAYGDRASTSSHLIPKTVLLETADLTGGQDYEQHFVGTHDAVAVNVANGNADAGGLSEVIFNHVAERGLIDPSKVKVLGYSGEYPQYPWAMRSNLSPELKTKVRDVFVGIDDPEVLRNFKAEAFAPITDADYDVIRNMGSLLGLDFATM; via the coding sequence ATGAAACGCTTATCCGCGCTCTTATTGACTTGCTTGCTGTCCGCTGTTTCAAGTTTGTCCGCCCTAGCGGCCGATGCCGATCCGGATGTGCTAAAGGTTGCCCTGCTGCCGGACGAAAACGCCTCCGAGCTGATCAAGCGTAACCAGCCGCTGAAGGATTATCTGGAAGAGCATCTGGACAAGAAGGTGCAGCTGATCGTAACCACCGACTATTCCTCGATGATTGAGGCGATGCGCTTTGGCCGTATCGACCTGGCGTATTTCGGTCCGCTGTCCTACGTCATGGCCAAAAGCAAAAGCGACATCGAGCCCTTCGCTGCCATGGTCATCGACGGCAAGCCGACCTATCGCTCGGTGATTATCGCCAATGTGGCGTCAGGCGTGAATGAGTATGCCGACCTTAAGGGCAAGAAGATGGCCTATGGTGACCGGGCATCGACGTCCAGCCATTTGATTCCCAAAACCGTGCTTCTTGAGACGGCCGATTTGACGGGTGGGCAGGACTACGAACAACATTTTGTGGGCACGCATGACGCCGTTGCCGTCAACGTGGCGAACGGCAACGCCGATGCGGGTGGGCTGTCGGAGGTAATTTTCAATCACGTAGCCGAACGTGGCCTAATCGATCCGAGCAAGGTGAAAGTACTTGGTTACAGCGGCGAATACCCCCAGTACCCCTGGGCGATGCGCTCGAACCTGAGCCCCGAGCTGAAAACCAAGGTGCGGGATGTATTCGTCGGTATCGACGATCCCGAAGTGCTGCGCAACTTCAAGGCCGAGGCCTTCGCGCCAATCACCGACGCCGACTACGATGTGATCCGCAACATGGGATCGCTGCTCGGCCTCGACTTCGCCACGATGTGA
- the phnC gene encoding phosphonate ABC transporter ATP-binding protein: MTPHPIQDAVLRVDRLSVVYPGGVTALRDTSIAFRRGEFTVLLGLSGAGKSTLLRSLNRLVTPTGGSVTSELGELGSGSALRQHRRRTAMIFQHHQLIERQSALANVLTGRLAFHNTLRSLFPLPRADQEIALSCLARVGLADKALSRVDKLSGGQQQRVGIARALAQQPAIILADEPVASLDPATSVRVLGLLRDICKEDGITAIVSLHQLEYARRFADRVVGLADSQIVFDAAPSELTDAQLERIYAGRSTTQPANAPAEPPVMLEPSLEMSR; the protein is encoded by the coding sequence ATGACGCCCCATCCGATACAGGACGCCGTGCTGCGGGTCGACCGGTTGAGCGTCGTCTATCCAGGCGGCGTGACAGCCCTACGCGATACCTCGATTGCATTTCGGCGTGGTGAGTTCACCGTGCTGCTTGGTCTCTCGGGCGCAGGCAAGTCGACCTTGCTCCGTAGTCTCAATCGACTCGTCACGCCCACTGGCGGCAGTGTCACCAGCGAACTCGGTGAGCTCGGCAGCGGCTCGGCCTTGCGTCAGCATCGTCGGCGTACCGCCATGATCTTTCAGCACCACCAGCTAATCGAACGTCAAAGCGCACTGGCTAATGTGCTTACCGGTCGGCTGGCCTTTCACAACACGCTCCGCTCGCTGTTTCCTCTGCCGCGTGCCGATCAGGAGATTGCGCTCAGTTGCCTCGCTCGGGTCGGTCTGGCAGACAAGGCGCTAAGCCGGGTGGACAAACTGTCCGGTGGCCAGCAGCAGCGGGTAGGCATCGCGCGTGCGCTAGCGCAACAGCCGGCGATCATTCTGGCCGATGAGCCGGTAGCCAGTCTCGACCCGGCCACTTCGGTCCGTGTTCTCGGATTGCTGCGCGACATCTGCAAGGAAGACGGCATCACCGCCATCGTTTCGCTGCATCAACTCGAATATGCCCGCCGCTTCGCCGATCGCGTCGTCGGGCTGGCCGATTCTCAGATCGTTTTCGATGCCGCGCCCTCGGAACTCACCGATGCGCAGCTTGAGCGCATCTATGCAGGCCGCTCTACGACTCAGCCAGCGAATGCTCCGGCTGAACCACCTGTCATGCTCGAACCTTCACTGGAGATGTCCCGATGA
- the tnpC gene encoding Tn3 family transposase post-transcriptional regulator TnpC, whose product MINIPPASFRLTPYGEVDAVALENLRDSFDTSQLLRLVDRLDVCLVELGGITSIRDELLRLHAMALTIVEGIALTVPAESACIWTEAQSLQMDLEALVSWARSAQLIIAPLINLAPQHEA is encoded by the coding sequence ATGATCAACATTCCTCCCGCATCCTTCCGCCTTACACCGTACGGCGAAGTGGACGCCGTGGCGTTGGAAAACCTGCGCGACAGCTTCGACACCTCTCAACTGCTCCGGCTGGTTGATCGCTTGGACGTCTGCTTGGTGGAACTGGGTGGAATCACCTCCATTCGCGACGAGCTACTGAGATTGCATGCGATGGCTCTGACGATAGTTGAGGGCATCGCTCTTACGGTGCCTGCCGAGAGTGCTTGTATCTGGACAGAAGCCCAATCTCTACAGATGGATCTTGAGGCACTGGTTTCTTGGGCGCGCTCCGCTCAGCTCATCATTGCGCCGCTGATCAATCTTGCTCCACAGCACGAGGCATGA
- a CDS encoding arsenic resistance protein encodes MSRDWLEEHQIAFYFAAVVAAAIAGLSSAQFTGLTAMAITPAIAVLMYAMFLQIPFLELREAFANRRFVGALLLANFLLVPLMVWLVTWPLSSNKALLVGALLVLLTPCIDYVVVFTHLGKGDSRLVLAATPLLLLLQLLLLPLYLRLILGPEAGTVIELWPFAEAFLLLIVLPLVAAVLTEFGGRRSLLLRAWSAGWAWLPVPAMALVLIVVVGSQIAAVVYQLDILAPLLPVYGAFLLLAPALGVLSSRLFGLEASAARAVAFSSGTRNSLVVLPLALALPESIRALAAAAVITQTLVELIGELIYLRAIPAMVRNS; translated from the coding sequence ATGTCGCGGGACTGGCTGGAAGAACACCAGATAGCATTTTATTTCGCGGCGGTGGTGGCCGCTGCCATTGCAGGCCTGAGCTCTGCGCAATTCACCGGACTGACGGCCATGGCCATCACACCGGCGATTGCCGTGCTGATGTATGCCATGTTTCTGCAGATTCCTTTTTTGGAGCTGCGAGAAGCTTTTGCCAACCGCCGCTTCGTCGGTGCCTTGTTGCTGGCCAACTTCCTATTGGTGCCATTGATGGTGTGGCTGGTGACGTGGCCGCTCTCATCGAACAAGGCCTTGTTGGTCGGCGCGCTGCTTGTCCTGCTGACGCCTTGTATCGATTACGTGGTGGTCTTCACCCACCTGGGCAAAGGGGACTCTCGTCTGGTGCTCGCGGCGACGCCATTGCTGCTGTTGCTCCAGCTTCTGCTGCTGCCCCTCTACTTGCGGCTAATCCTTGGCCCCGAAGCCGGCACAGTGATCGAGCTGTGGCCCTTCGCAGAAGCCTTCCTGTTACTGATCGTCCTACCCTTGGTAGCGGCTGTGCTCACCGAATTTGGCGGACGCCGATCTCTGCTGCTTCGCGCATGGAGCGCAGGTTGGGCCTGGCTGCCAGTGCCTGCAATGGCCCTGGTTCTAATCGTGGTGGTGGGTTCGCAGATCGCGGCTGTCGTGTACCAACTCGACATCCTGGCGCCGTTGCTTCCGGTATACGGAGCGTTTCTACTACTCGCTCCGGCCCTCGGCGTACTCAGCTCCCGGCTATTTGGCTTGGAGGCTTCTGCCGCACGGGCAGTGGCCTTTAGCTCAGGCACTCGCAACTCGCTTGTAGTGCTTCCCCTGGCCCTAGCGCTCCCGGAGTCCATTCGCGCGCTGGCCGCGGCGGCTGTGATTACTCAGACACTCGTAGAACTGATTGGTGAATTGATCTACTTACGGGCGATTCCAGCCATGGTCAGAAACAGTTGA
- a CDS encoding disulfide bond formation protein B — translation MNPQPSGMPWNLLLLTWLVALVSTLSALFIGEVMGQAPCVLCWFQRAFMFPLAVILAIACYRSDFTVWHYALPLTAIGAALAFVHTLLYAGLIPQPIQPCTATGPSCSGAGMTLFGVVPLPALALFAFILIAILLIIIRRRTTP, via the coding sequence ATGAATCCTCAACCTTCAGGCATGCCCTGGAACCTGCTGCTGCTAACCTGGCTGGTCGCACTGGTATCGACCCTGTCCGCGCTGTTCATTGGTGAGGTGATGGGCCAGGCACCCTGCGTGTTGTGCTGGTTCCAGCGTGCCTTCATGTTTCCGCTGGCGGTGATCCTGGCCATCGCCTGCTACCGCTCGGATTTCACCGTCTGGCACTATGCCCTGCCGCTGACCGCTATCGGTGCGGCACTGGCATTTGTTCACACGCTGCTCTATGCAGGGCTGATTCCACAGCCGATCCAGCCCTGCACGGCCACTGGTCCATCCTGCTCAGGCGCCGGAATGACCCTCTTCGGCGTGGTGCCCCTGCCGGCACTCGCCTTGTTCGCTTTTATCCTTATCGCCATCCTGCTCATAATCATCCGTCGGAGAACCACCCCATGA